Proteins encoded in a region of the Carassius auratus strain Wakin unplaced genomic scaffold, ASM336829v1 scaf_tig00216973, whole genome shotgun sequence genome:
- the LOC113099576 gene encoding uncharacterized protein LOC113099576, protein MKMFHRFWFCLCFWRLVGVFGETFVKVGHSVTLNSGLSETMDNDLIRWRFENRLIAEINVTADRFSVYDDVPDGRFRDRLKLDKQTGSLTITNFTFEHAGDYSVYNNTVSKRFWLSVYDEISVKEGDSVTLNSDLTEIDYDRIWWRFEDSSIAKIYKWENRFSVYEDVPDGRFRDRLKLDNQTGSLTITNITTEHAGRYELMINSMSRMRKTFFLNAVNEEISVKKGDSVTLNSDLIEIMNGVKIKWRFGAEITLLAEISRRDDGVSVYENVLDERFRDRLKLDNQTGSLTITDIRTEHAGRYLLHLGPKHLNLNQSLKAFSVSVSDSVHYAV, encoded by the exons ATGAAGATGTTTCACAGATtctggttctgtttgtgtttctggcgTCTGGTTG gtgtgtttggtgaaacGTTCGTGAAAGTTGGACattcagtcactctaaactctGGTCTTTCTGAAACGATGGATAATGATCTGATTCGGTGGAGGTTTGAAAACAGATTAATAGCTGAAATCAATGTGACGGCCGACAGATTCTCTGTATATGATGATGTtcctgacgggagattcagagacagactgaagctggacaaacaaactggatctctgaccatcacaaacttCACATTTGAACATGCTGGAGATTATTCAGTATATAACAACACTGTGAGCAAGAGATTCTGGCTCAGTGTCTATG atgaaatatcagtgaaggagggagattcagtcactctgaactctgatcttactgaaatagATTATGATCGGATTTGGTGGAGGTTTGAAGACAGTTCAATAGCTAAAATCTATAAATGGGAAAACAGATTCTCTGTATATGAGGATGTtcctgacgggagattcagagacagactgaagctggacaatcaaactggatctctgaccatcacaaacatcacaactgaacatgCTGGACGTTATGAACTCATGATCAACAGTATGAGCAGAATGAGGAAAACGTTCTTTCTCAATGCTGTCAATg AAGAAATATCAGTGAAgaagggagattcagtcactctgaacTCTGATCTTATTGAAATAATGAATGGTGTTAAGATAAAGTGGAGGTTTGGAGCTGAAATCACTTTATTAGCTGAGATCAGTAGAAGGGATGATGGAGTCTCTGTATATGAGAATGTtcttgatgagagattcagagacagactgaagctggacaatcaaactggatctctgaccatcacagacatcagAACTGAACATGCTGGACGTTATTTACTACATTTAGGACCAAAACATTTGAATCTAAACCAGTCATTAAAAgctttcagtgtttctgtctctg actctgtccact aTGCAGTTTAA